One Synergistes jonesii DNA window includes the following coding sequences:
- a CDS encoding ethanolamine ammonia-lyase subunit EutB, with translation MKLKTRLFGHDYEFKSLREVMAKANEEKSGDRLAGIAAESAEERVAAKVVLSEVTLEELRNTPAVPYEEDEVTRIIQDAVNETIYDGIKNMTVSEFREWILSETTTPRMIRHASRGITSEMVAAVCKLMSNLDLVYAAKKIRVSAHCNTTIGLPGTFSSRLQPNHTTDDPKGIIASTMEGLSLGCGDAVIGVNPVDDSVESVARILHMLEDFRNKWEVPTQVCVLAHVTTQTEAIKKFNAPIGLMFQSVAGSQKGNEAFGLTSQMLDEGRDMMLHRSSSTGPNVMYFETGQGSELSSDAHNGWDQLTMEARCYGFAKRYQPYLVNTVVGFIGPEYLYDSKQVIRAGLEDHFMGKLTGIPMGCDACYTNHMKADQNDIENLATLLVAAGCNYVMGVPQGDDCMLMYQCTGFHEAASLREVFGLRPIKEFDEWLEKMGFSENGKLTPLAGDASVFLSR, from the coding sequence ATGAAATTAAAAACCAGGCTTTTTGGCCATGACTACGAATTCAAATCTCTCCGCGAGGTAATGGCCAAGGCGAATGAAGAGAAGTCCGGCGACAGGCTTGCCGGCATCGCCGCGGAATCGGCGGAAGAAAGAGTCGCCGCCAAGGTCGTTCTGTCGGAGGTTACTCTGGAAGAACTACGCAACACGCCGGCCGTACCGTACGAAGAAGACGAAGTGACCAGAATCATTCAGGACGCCGTCAACGAGACGATTTATGACGGCATCAAGAACATGACGGTCTCCGAGTTCAGAGAATGGATACTGAGCGAGACGACGACGCCGCGGATGATCAGACACGCTTCGAGAGGGATCACGAGCGAAATGGTGGCGGCCGTCTGCAAGCTGATGAGCAATCTTGACCTTGTCTACGCTGCGAAGAAGATCAGGGTCTCGGCTCACTGCAACACCACGATAGGGCTGCCAGGCACATTCTCCTCGCGTCTGCAGCCGAATCACACGACCGACGACCCCAAGGGGATCATCGCCTCGACGATGGAAGGGCTGAGCCTCGGTTGCGGGGACGCGGTCATCGGCGTCAACCCGGTCGACGATTCGGTCGAGAGCGTGGCGCGCATCCTGCATATGCTGGAAGATTTCAGAAACAAATGGGAGGTGCCGACGCAGGTCTGCGTTTTGGCGCACGTTACCACTCAGACGGAGGCGATTAAGAAATTCAACGCTCCGATAGGGCTCATGTTCCAGTCCGTAGCCGGCTCCCAAAAGGGAAACGAAGCCTTCGGGCTTACCTCCCAGATGCTCGACGAGGGCAGGGATATGATGCTGCACCGCAGCAGCAGTACCGGCCCCAATGTCATGTACTTCGAGACGGGGCAGGGCTCAGAGCTTTCGTCGGACGCGCATAACGGATGGGACCAGCTTACGATGGAGGCGCGCTGCTATGGATTTGCGAAGCGTTACCAACCCTATTTGGTCAACACGGTAGTCGGATTCATCGGCCCGGAATATCTGTACGACTCAAAGCAGGTTATCCGAGCCGGACTTGAAGACCATTTTATGGGTAAACTGACGGGAATCCCAATGGGCTGCGATGCTTGCTACACGAACCATATGAAGGCCGACCAGAACGACATTGAAAATCTGGCCACGCTTCTTGTCGCGGCCGGCTGCAACTATGTCATGGGCGTCCCCCAGGGAGACGACTGCATGCTCATGTACCAGTGCACGGGCTTCCACGAGGCCGCTTCGCTGCGCGAGGTCTTTGGTCTGCGCCCGATAAAAGAATTTGACGAGTGGCTCGAAAAGATGGGCTTCTCCGAGAATGGAAAGCTGACTCCGCTGGCCGGAGACGCTTCCGTATTCCTGAGCAGATAG
- a CDS encoding sensor histidine kinase, protein MSVVKDLCQQYTDLTDEDIATIEGMSAILKPLANLEDADIFIDCPLWSEDAIVVAEAKPDYVPSSYKKSVVGLLAKKHNEPAVARTFRLGVATKQMKAITQENTHVIQTVEPIRNGAGRVIGVLIREKRADEERVQSERIHFSQQSYKRIAKAIAHMTADDSSWLAECIDEALIIVDRDGYVSYCNSLARELYKRLGYVYDILGQSYQNILQIYFPEPRGVDDVAGFSEVEVELAHSFLAIRRIDLDSKGMGFALIIRDITDKKEREKELILKSVAIQEMHHRVKNNLQTIASLLRLQCRRARDMETQKVLQESMSRILSIAVTHELLSQVGIDSVNIREVILNIKNNTLRYFSNIYTDNVVEVQVEGDDFQVDADTSTSIALVVNELLQNSLEHAFLGKRQKGIVRISITHGSLYSSITVEDNGRGFNMKKAPGNTLGLSIVNALVKDKLDGSFSIVSTSRGTCATFEFKNFSIEGNS, encoded by the coding sequence ATGAGCGTGGTAAAAGATCTGTGCCAGCAGTATACCGACCTGACCGACGAGGATATAGCTACGATAGAGGGTATGTCGGCCATCCTGAAGCCGCTGGCGAACCTTGAGGACGCGGATATTTTTATCGATTGCCCGCTGTGGAGCGAGGATGCCATCGTCGTCGCAGAGGCAAAGCCAGATTATGTGCCCTCGTCCTACAAGAAGTCGGTCGTCGGGCTGCTCGCCAAAAAGCATAACGAACCGGCTGTGGCGCGTACTTTCAGGCTCGGCGTAGCCACGAAGCAGATGAAGGCCATTACTCAGGAGAACACGCACGTCATCCAGACCGTGGAACCCATACGCAACGGCGCCGGCCGCGTCATAGGGGTCTTGATTCGTGAGAAGCGAGCGGACGAGGAGCGCGTGCAGAGCGAGAGGATACATTTCTCGCAGCAGAGTTATAAGCGCATAGCCAAAGCGATAGCGCATATGACGGCCGATGACAGCAGCTGGCTGGCGGAGTGCATCGACGAGGCCCTTATCATAGTTGACAGGGACGGCTATGTTTCTTATTGCAATTCGCTCGCCAGAGAACTTTATAAAAGGCTGGGATATGTTTACGATATTCTGGGACAGTCCTATCAGAATATTTTACAGATATATTTTCCCGAACCGCGGGGGGTGGACGACGTCGCGGGCTTCTCCGAGGTCGAAGTTGAGCTGGCGCATAGTTTCCTCGCGATCAGACGTATAGACCTCGATTCAAAAGGAATGGGCTTTGCTCTTATAATCAGGGACATAACTGACAAAAAGGAACGCGAGAAGGAGTTGATACTCAAGTCTGTGGCCATACAGGAAATGCACCACAGGGTCAAAAACAACCTTCAGACTATAGCCAGCCTGCTGCGCCTCCAATGTCGGAGGGCGCGTGATATGGAGACGCAGAAGGTGCTGCAGGAGAGTATGAGCAGGATACTGTCGATCGCCGTCACGCACGAGCTTTTGTCTCAGGTAGGCATAGACAGCGTGAATATCCGAGAGGTCATACTGAATATAAAGAACAACACGCTGCGTTATTTTTCAAATATCTATACCGATAACGTCGTGGAAGTACAGGTGGAGGGCGATGATTTTCAGGTGGACGCGGATACCTCGACATCGATAGCCCTCGTAGTGAACGAACTGCTGCAGAACTCTTTGGAGCACGCGTTTCTGGGGAAAAGGCAAAAGGGCATAGTGCGTATTTCGATAACCCACGGCTCGCTTTATTCTTCGATAACGGTGGAGGACAACGGCAGAGGCTTCAACATGAAGAAGGCCCCCGGAAATACGCTGGGGTTGAGCATAGTCAACGCGTTGGTGAAGGATAAGCTGGACGGCAGCTTTTCCATAGTGTCCACGTCTCGGGGTACATGCGCGACGTTTGAATTTAAAAACTTCAGCATCGAAGGCAATTCATAA
- the eutA gene encoding ethanolamine ammonia-lyase reactivating factor EutA encodes MSDRAGERGEIINSVGIDIGTSTTQLIFSRITVENRAGSYMAPRVDIVDKQVVYRSDIYCTPLLSPTEIDADAIKDIVEGEYRKAGMTPADVDSGAVIITGETARKQNANTVLQALSDSAGDFVVATAGPDLESVLSARGAGTDKLSEERRCVIANLDVGGGTTNIAVYEKGRLLGVTCLDIGGRLIKVDEGRISYVFYKIKDLAAENGIALEVGMPAELSLLQRVAELMAEIVAQSIGLAPKGPSLRKIYTNDGKGLASVPKPAAVTFSGGVADCIYNAVADEEIFMYGDIGVLLGRAISNSASFKAVAFVTPEETIRATVVGAGIHTTEISGSTISFAEGYLPIKNIPILNVAKEDEKNVEGIVSSIRSQIPFHMSDGKLEQIAISFAGRDYSSFEEVQSLADAVIRGAEEVIKSRLPLIIVIEKDIGKALGHALNFKLRNAKPVICIDGIKTLNGDYIDIGEPVCNGHVLPVVVKTLIFNS; translated from the coding sequence ATGAGCGACAGGGCGGGAGAGCGCGGCGAAATCATCAACAGCGTGGGGATCGATATCGGGACATCCACCACGCAGCTGATTTTCAGCCGTATCACGGTTGAGAACAGGGCGGGGAGCTATATGGCCCCCAGGGTGGATATCGTGGACAAGCAGGTCGTGTACCGCAGCGATATATACTGCACGCCGCTTCTGTCTCCGACCGAGATAGACGCCGACGCCATAAAAGACATCGTTGAAGGAGAATATAGAAAGGCGGGTATGACCCCGGCGGACGTAGACAGCGGCGCCGTAATAATCACGGGAGAAACGGCACGTAAACAAAATGCGAACACGGTGCTCCAAGCCCTCTCGGACAGCGCCGGAGATTTTGTCGTGGCGACGGCCGGCCCGGACCTGGAATCCGTCCTCTCCGCGCGCGGCGCGGGAACAGACAAGCTGTCGGAGGAAAGGCGCTGTGTGATAGCGAACCTGGATGTAGGCGGAGGGACCACCAATATAGCGGTTTATGAAAAGGGGAGGCTGCTTGGCGTCACCTGCCTCGATATCGGCGGGCGTTTGATAAAGGTCGACGAGGGCAGAATCAGCTACGTTTTTTACAAGATAAAGGACCTTGCGGCCGAAAACGGCATCGCCCTCGAGGTGGGGATGCCGGCGGAGCTTTCCCTTTTGCAGCGCGTGGCGGAGCTCATGGCTGAAATCGTGGCGCAGTCGATAGGGCTCGCTCCCAAAGGGCCGTCGTTGAGGAAAATATATACCAATGACGGGAAGGGTCTCGCTTCTGTACCGAAACCGGCGGCCGTTACATTTTCCGGCGGCGTGGCCGACTGTATATACAACGCCGTTGCGGATGAAGAGATATTTATGTACGGCGATATCGGCGTGCTGCTGGGCAGGGCGATATCAAACAGCGCGAGCTTCAAAGCGGTGGCGTTCGTGACGCCGGAAGAGACGATAAGGGCCACCGTAGTCGGAGCTGGGATACACACCACGGAGATAAGCGGGAGCACGATCTCCTTTGCCGAGGGGTATCTCCCTATCAAAAACATCCCCATACTTAACGTTGCCAAAGAGGATGAAAAGAACGTGGAGGGCATAGTCTCTTCTATTCGCTCTCAAATACCTTTTCATATGTCCGACGGCAAATTGGAACAAATAGCCATATCGTTCGCGGGACGCGACTACAGTTCGTTTGAAGAGGTACAGAGCCTGGCGGACGCCGTGATCCGCGGAGCGGAGGAGGTGATAAAGAGTCGGCTGCCTTTGATAATCGTGATTGAAAAGGACATCGGCAAGGCCTTGGGACATGCGCTGAATTTTAAGCTGCGCAACGCCAAGCCGGTGATATGCATCGACGGTATCAAGACGCTGAACGGAGACTATATCGACATTGGAGAGCCGGTATGTAACGGGCACGTGCTGCCGGTAGTGGTCAAGACGTTGATATTCAACTCTTAG
- a CDS encoding EutP/PduV family microcompartment system protein, producing the protein MGRQRSGENSRRRRRIILIGRTMCGKTTLCQRITERAIAYCKTQTLNIVDDFIVDTPGEYLERMSYRGALAVASADVDVIVLVQDPMIDGSDFPPLYSSLFAGKPVVGIVTKIDLADAKAVERAKRYLSLAGAEEIFAVSAVSGEGLDDFIQAVCPKEGDVDEDRKTNSCYC; encoded by the coding sequence GTGGGTCGACAGAGGAGCGGGGAGAATTCGAGGCGTAGGAGGCGTATAATTTTAATAGGACGTACCATGTGCGGCAAGACGACGCTATGTCAGCGCATAACGGAACGGGCGATTGCGTATTGTAAAACGCAGACGCTGAACATAGTAGATGATTTTATAGTGGATACTCCGGGAGAATACCTTGAGAGGATGTCGTACCGCGGCGCGCTGGCCGTAGCTTCTGCCGATGTGGATGTCATCGTACTCGTGCAGGACCCCATGATCGATGGGAGCGATTTCCCGCCTCTGTATTCCTCGCTTTTCGCCGGCAAGCCGGTGGTGGGGATCGTGACGAAGATCGATCTGGCGGACGCGAAGGCGGTCGAGAGGGCGAAAAGATATTTGAGTCTGGCCGGCGCTGAGGAAATCTTTGCCGTTAGCGCAGTCAGCGGCGAGGGTTTGGATGATTTCATACAAGCTGTATGTCCCAAAGAGGGTGATGTCGATGAAGACAGAAAAACTAACAGTTGTTATTGCTGA
- the eutC gene encoding ethanolamine ammonia-lyase subunit EutC has translation MIEEKELRSIIEQVFKEMNISGMTAEDMPKKNVPEMTECCAADEGYLPDVTAIDIRTQYLVENPQHKEEYAELKYNAPCRLGIGKAGARYKTLPVLEFRAAHSAAQDAVFSDVDRAFIEKMGFFTVQTQCSSKDEFLTRPDLGKKLNDEAVKTIKEKCKKNPAVQIYVADGLSSAAVAANVADVLPAITQGLQNQNIEVGTPFFMEYGRVGAMDEVTEILGATVTCVLIGERPGLITAESMSAYITYKGTVGMPEARRTVFSNIHKAGTGPVEAGAHIADIIKIMLEKKASGTDLKL, from the coding sequence ATGATCGAAGAAAAAGAATTGAGATCGATAATAGAACAAGTCTTCAAAGAGATGAACATCTCCGGCATGACGGCAGAGGACATGCCCAAAAAAAACGTACCGGAGATGACGGAATGCTGCGCTGCCGACGAAGGTTATCTGCCCGACGTGACTGCGATCGATATAAGGACGCAGTATCTTGTGGAAAACCCGCAGCACAAGGAAGAGTACGCCGAACTCAAGTATAACGCGCCGTGCCGTCTGGGTATCGGCAAGGCCGGGGCCAGATACAAAACGCTGCCGGTGCTCGAATTCCGCGCCGCCCATTCCGCCGCGCAGGACGCGGTCTTCTCAGACGTGGATCGCGCGTTTATTGAAAAGATGGGGTTTTTCACGGTCCAAACGCAGTGCTCGAGCAAAGATGAATTTCTCACGCGTCCGGATCTCGGCAAAAAACTCAACGACGAAGCGGTCAAGACGATAAAGGAAAAATGCAAAAAGAACCCGGCCGTCCAGATATATGTTGCCGACGGCCTAAGTTCGGCGGCGGTGGCGGCGAATGTGGCGGACGTGCTGCCGGCGATCACGCAGGGGCTTCAGAACCAGAACATAGAGGTGGGGACGCCCTTCTTCATGGAGTACGGACGCGTCGGCGCCATGGACGAGGTCACGGAGATATTAGGGGCCACTGTAACCTGCGTACTTATAGGCGAACGCCCCGGGCTTATCACGGCGGAGTCGATGTCGGCATATATAACGTACAAAGGCACGGTTGGGATGCCGGAGGCCCGCCGCACCGTTTTTTCAAACATCCACAAGGCCGGCACCGGTCCTGTCGAAGCGGGCGCCCATATAGCGGACATAATAAAGATCATGCTGGAAAAGAAGGCCAGCGGAACAGACCTTAAACTGTAA
- the eutS gene encoding ethanolamine utilization microcompartment protein EutS encodes MDEISAKTRIIQEFVPGKQVTLAHVIANPCQSLYAKLGLFESEGAIGIFTITPSEAAMIAADVASKAADVSIGFIDRFNGSLLITGDVAAVEAAMHDVMNVLCTNMGFSSTAMTKT; translated from the coding sequence ATGGATGAGATTTCTGCAAAAACAAGGATCATTCAGGAATTCGTTCCTGGCAAGCAGGTAACTCTTGCACATGTTATAGCGAACCCCTGTCAGTCCCTTTATGCAAAACTGGGGCTCTTCGAGAGCGAGGGCGCTATCGGGATTTTCACCATAACGCCGAGCGAAGCGGCAATGATAGCGGCGGATGTGGCATCGAAAGCGGCGGACGTCAGCATCGGTTTTATAGACAGATTTAACGGCTCCCTACTTATAACCGGCGATGTAGCTGCTGTGGAGGCCGCGATGCATGACGTCATGAATGTACTGTGTACGAATATGGGCTTCTCTTCTACCGCTATGACAAAAACATAG
- a CDS encoding 1-propanol dehydrogenase PduQ, with protein sequence MGVFNLGPKIYMGPGTLVAVLNGLKRFFIVTDEFMRASKKVRYITEAVDEVGGDSLIFSGVKPDPDTHIIAAGVKEAASFRPDCIVAFGGGSVIDVAKAIRFFGKERIGDCFLAIIPTTSGTGSEVSNYSVITDAEKMVKYPLTSDLLLPDAAILDASLVMSVPPSVTADTGIDVLTHAVEAFVSKGHTDFSDAMAEKAIKLVCGNLHTVYLKPDDYDARQAMHNASCMAGVAFSNAGLGLNHAMAHALGAVFHIPHGRANGILLPYVMMFNAGCTTKLTPAAERYAQIASFLDLDTSALRPAALSVIRSIRSLIGKINIPTSIGAAGIGRDEFEAKLGRLADAAMEDACRASNPTDSKREDILHIYRGAFCGRYLV encoded by the coding sequence ATGGGCGTTTTTAATCTTGGACCGAAGATTTATATGGGGCCGGGTACCCTTGTGGCTGTGCTTAACGGCCTAAAGAGGTTCTTTATCGTAACGGACGAGTTTATGCGCGCAAGTAAAAAAGTGCGTTATATTACCGAGGCCGTCGACGAAGTCGGCGGAGACTCCCTGATCTTCTCCGGGGTGAAGCCGGATCCCGACACTCATATCATCGCCGCCGGAGTGAAAGAGGCGGCGTCGTTCCGCCCAGACTGTATAGTGGCGTTCGGCGGAGGCTCTGTGATAGATGTCGCAAAGGCTATACGCTTCTTTGGGAAAGAACGCATCGGCGACTGCTTTTTGGCGATAATACCCACCACAAGCGGCACCGGCTCCGAGGTGAGCAACTATTCCGTCATCACCGACGCTGAGAAAATGGTTAAATATCCTCTCACGAGCGATCTTCTTCTCCCCGACGCCGCGATACTCGACGCGTCGCTGGTGATGTCGGTTCCTCCTTCAGTTACCGCAGATACCGGAATCGACGTGCTCACTCACGCCGTAGAAGCTTTTGTTTCCAAGGGACACACAGATTTCTCCGACGCGATGGCGGAGAAGGCGATAAAACTTGTCTGCGGCAACCTTCATACCGTTTATTTAAAGCCTGACGATTACGACGCGCGTCAGGCTATGCATAACGCCTCCTGTATGGCCGGAGTTGCGTTCAGCAACGCCGGATTGGGGCTGAATCACGCTATGGCCCATGCGTTGGGCGCGGTCTTTCACATCCCCCACGGACGCGCCAACGGCATCCTCCTTCCTTATGTTATGATGTTCAATGCCGGCTGCACCACGAAGTTGACGCCGGCCGCCGAGCGTTATGCGCAAATAGCCTCCTTCCTTGACTTGGATACGTCGGCGCTGCGCCCGGCGGCGCTCAGCGTTATCAGAAGCATACGCAGCCTTATAGGCAAGATAAATATACCGACCTCCATCGGAGCGGCTGGCATTGGCAGAGATGAATTCGAAGCGAAGCTGGGCAGGCTGGCGGATGCCGCGATGGAGGATGCCTGCCGCGCGTCCAACCCGACCGACAGCAAAAGGGAAGATATACTCCATATCTATCGCGGCGCTTTCTGCGGAAGGTATCTGGTGTAA
- a CDS encoding ANTAR domain-containing response regulator, translating into MKTEKLTVVIADDEPITRMDLRELLLDSGYEVVAEAGDGFDALEACRKYQPDIVLMDIKMPLLDGLSAAKMIVQEDLTDAIILLTAYREMEFIDEAKKIGVNGYLVKPIDEKSLIPSMEVMLSKGREIKRLRKDIQRVSSRLENRGVIERAKGRVMREKGMTEEEAYIYIRNLSLQKGVSMRQIADIILQSKAMAR; encoded by the coding sequence ATGAAGACAGAAAAACTAACAGTTGTTATTGCTGACGATGAACCGATAACGCGGATGGATTTGAGAGAACTCCTGCTCGACTCCGGGTACGAAGTAGTAGCCGAGGCGGGGGACGGCTTCGACGCGCTGGAGGCCTGCAGAAAGTATCAGCCGGACATTGTTTTGATGGACATAAAGATGCCGCTGCTGGATGGATTGTCCGCCGCAAAGATGATAGTTCAGGAAGACTTGACCGATGCGATAATCCTTCTCACGGCCTATAGGGAGATGGAGTTTATCGACGAAGCTAAAAAAATAGGCGTGAACGGCTATCTCGTGAAGCCTATTGACGAAAAGTCGCTGATACCGAGTATGGAGGTCATGCTCTCCAAAGGACGTGAGATAAAACGGCTGCGTAAAGATATCCAGAGGGTCTCAAGCAGGCTGGAGAACCGCGGCGTCATCGAGCGCGCCAAGGGGCGCGTGATGAGGGAAAAAGGTATGACGGAAGAGGAGGCGTATATTTATATCAGAAATTTAAGCCTGCAAAAGGGCGTCTCTATGAGGCAGATAGCGGATATAATCCTCCAATCGAAGGCAATGGCGCGATAA